Proteins encoded in a region of the Frondihabitans sp. 762G35 genome:
- a CDS encoding NUDIX hydrolase — protein sequence MTGRILRATSRLVVADPDDRVLLMLTKAPDTSGVSRWITPGGGVDPGEDHRQAAIRELREETGQEIDDPGPVVRRDDFEVEWDEADHTHGHAEFFVVRMPHFEVVADEWTDDERVDILEARWWSLAELEATDDLVEPLDLAALVREVLHSGDAEGRSDRLAE from the coding sequence GTGACCGGGCGGATCCTGCGCGCGACGTCGCGGCTCGTCGTCGCCGACCCGGACGACCGCGTCCTCCTCATGCTGACGAAGGCACCCGACACGTCGGGCGTCTCGCGCTGGATCACGCCCGGCGGGGGAGTCGACCCGGGGGAGGACCACCGTCAGGCGGCGATCCGCGAGCTCCGCGAGGAGACCGGGCAGGAGATCGACGATCCCGGGCCCGTCGTCCGCCGAGACGACTTCGAGGTGGAGTGGGACGAAGCGGATCACACCCACGGTCACGCCGAGTTCTTCGTCGTGCGGATGCCGCACTTCGAGGTCGTCGCCGACGAGTGGACCGACGACGAGCGGGTCGACATCCTGGAGGCGCGGTGGTGGTCGCTGGCGGAGCTCGAGGCGACCGACGACCTGGTCGAACCCCTCGATCTCGCCGCTCTCGTCCGCGAGGTTCTCCACAGCGGCGACGCGGAAGGCCGATCGGACCGTCTCGCGGAATAG
- a CDS encoding histidine kinase, whose translation MWTSLERRPLVVDALAAAVAFLFFGALDLARTGPETLPVDALFALATAFRRRSPGLGLGIAWSGALVQLIILPSFINGNVLIAVVIFATSLAERPVVRRLGLVSSVVGGIIASVKLVLITGDFVPSNQEGAQLALSQVIYFVGVSGVVAAALSLFWLLGAVTRVRRAYVTERLERLESEQDLLRAQLRVAQQTERTRITREMHDAIGHSLAVIIAQSDGARYAVAKNPAAATDALGVINRSARSALDDVSQLLSVLQEAGDHQSSLGVADLEGLVSTMTSSGLDVTLRETGERLPLSTSNDLALYRVVQESLTNALKHGGSGTEVTIDLDWTTSAVSLASRTVETDGPGLVAPSGQRPDDGQESPTRVGYGVAGMTERVRLVGGTVRAGRRTDGVHGYEVLVTIPHPAGGTE comes from the coding sequence GTGTGGACCTCGCTCGAACGCCGACCGCTGGTCGTCGACGCCCTCGCCGCGGCGGTCGCCTTCCTCTTCTTCGGCGCGCTCGACCTGGCGCGCACGGGCCCCGAGACGCTGCCGGTCGACGCCCTCTTCGCCCTGGCCACGGCCTTCCGGCGCCGCTCCCCGGGCCTCGGCCTCGGGATCGCGTGGTCGGGCGCTCTCGTCCAGCTGATCATCCTGCCGTCGTTCATCAACGGCAACGTCCTCATCGCGGTCGTCATCTTCGCCACGAGCCTCGCCGAGAGACCGGTCGTCCGGCGCCTCGGCCTCGTCTCGAGCGTCGTCGGGGGCATCATCGCCAGCGTCAAGCTCGTCCTGATCACCGGCGACTTCGTCCCGAGCAACCAGGAGGGGGCGCAGCTGGCGCTCTCGCAGGTCATCTACTTCGTGGGCGTCTCCGGCGTCGTCGCGGCGGCACTCTCCCTCTTCTGGCTGCTCGGGGCGGTCACCCGGGTGCGTCGGGCGTACGTGACGGAGCGTCTCGAGCGCCTCGAGAGCGAGCAGGACCTCCTGCGCGCCCAACTCCGCGTCGCCCAGCAGACGGAGCGCACCCGGATCACGCGCGAGATGCACGACGCCATCGGACACTCCCTCGCGGTGATCATCGCGCAGTCCGACGGCGCCCGCTACGCCGTCGCCAAGAACCCCGCCGCGGCGACCGACGCGCTCGGCGTCATCAACCGGTCGGCGCGGTCGGCCCTCGACGACGTGAGCCAGCTCCTCTCCGTCCTCCAGGAGGCGGGCGATCACCAGAGCTCGCTGGGCGTCGCCGATCTCGAGGGGCTCGTGTCCACCATGACCTCGTCCGGCCTCGACGTCACCCTGCGGGAGACGGGCGAGCGCCTGCCGCTGTCCACCTCGAACGACCTCGCCCTCTACCGGGTCGTCCAGGAGAGCCTCACGAACGCCCTCAAGCACGGCGGCTCCGGCACGGAGGTGACGATCGACCTCGACTGGACGACGTCCGCGGTCTCCCTGGCGTCCCGCACCGTCGAGACGGACGGCCCGGGGCTCGTGGCGCCGTCCGGGCAGCGCCCCGACGACGGGCAGGAGTCCCCCACCCGCGTCGGCTACGGTGTCGCGGGGATGACGGAGCGCGTTCGTCTCGTCGGCGGGACCGTTCGAGCGGGACGGCGAACCGACGGGGTGCACGGCTACGAAGTCCTCGTGACCATCCCCCATCCTGCAGGAGGCACCGAGTGA
- a CDS encoding NfeD family protein: MVELFTTYAWVIWLALILLFVIVEVATVEFTFLMLAIGSVGGLVTGLVGGPFWLQVIVAALVSVLLLFTVRPPLLQALKRGGDPTPSNVEALLGLRGEVVVAIEGAAGEGTTAPGRPALGRPGPGQVKLANGETWTARLLAPEGTRTLDPGTAVVVTAIEGSTAVVVPTERTSS; the protein is encoded by the coding sequence ATGGTCGAACTCTTCACGACCTACGCGTGGGTGATCTGGCTCGCACTGATCCTCCTCTTCGTCATCGTCGAGGTCGCCACCGTCGAGTTCACCTTCCTCATGCTCGCCATCGGCAGCGTCGGGGGTCTCGTCACCGGTCTCGTGGGCGGTCCCTTCTGGCTGCAGGTTATCGTGGCGGCGCTCGTCTCGGTCCTCCTCCTCTTCACCGTCCGCCCGCCGCTCCTGCAGGCCCTCAAGCGCGGTGGCGATCCGACGCCGAGCAACGTCGAGGCTCTGCTCGGTCTCCGCGGCGAGGTGGTCGTGGCCATCGAGGGCGCTGCCGGAGAGGGCACGACGGCGCCGGGGCGACCCGCGCTGGGCCGCCCGGGCCCCGGTCAGGTCAAACTCGCCAACGGCGAGACGTGGACCGCGCGCCTCTTGGCGCCGGAGGGCACGAGAACTCTCGACCCGGGCACGGCAGTCGTCGTGACCGCTATCGAAGGGTCGACAGCAGTCGTCGTCCCCACCGAAAGGACATCATCGTGA
- a CDS encoding SDR family oxidoreductase — MSNPLATGSLSGKRALVTGSSRGVGADTVQYLAEAGAKVVVNYRNKEKRALQLVSKIEEAGGTAMAIGADLTDKASVAEMLGHVQREFGGLDILVLNASGGMESGMAEDYALQLNRDAQVDVLTQTLPLLAPGSRVVFVTSHQAHFIRTTETMPEYLPVALSKRAGEDALRDLIPELAERGIDFVVVSGDMIEGTITATLLERSNPGAISARKEAAGRLYNVAEFAAEVASAAVDPIPADNTRLVGDVSDFRTV; from the coding sequence GTGTCCAACCCCCTCGCCACCGGTTCCCTCTCGGGCAAGCGCGCCCTCGTCACGGGCTCGTCCCGAGGAGTCGGCGCCGACACCGTCCAGTACCTCGCCGAGGCCGGAGCCAAGGTCGTCGTCAACTACCGCAACAAGGAGAAGCGTGCCCTGCAGCTCGTGTCGAAGATCGAGGAGGCCGGCGGCACCGCCATGGCGATCGGGGCCGACCTCACCGACAAGGCGTCCGTCGCGGAGATGCTCGGTCACGTCCAGCGCGAATTCGGCGGTCTCGACATCCTCGTCCTCAACGCCTCCGGCGGCATGGAGTCGGGCATGGCCGAGGACTACGCGCTCCAGCTCAACCGCGACGCGCAGGTCGACGTCCTGACGCAGACCCTGCCGCTGCTCGCCCCCGGCTCGCGGGTGGTGTTCGTGACCAGCCACCAGGCCCACTTCATCCGGACCACCGAGACGATGCCCGAGTACCTGCCCGTCGCCCTCAGCAAGCGCGCCGGCGAGGACGCCCTGCGCGACCTCATCCCGGAGCTCGCCGAGCGCGGCATCGACTTCGTCGTCGTCTCCGGCGACATGATCGAGGGCACCATCACGGCCACGCTGCTCGAGCGCAGCAACCCCGGTGCCATCTCCGCTCGCAAGGAGGCCGCCGGGCGCCTCTACAACGTCGCCGAGTTCGCCGCGGAGGTCGCCTCGGCGGCCGTCGACCCCATCCCGGCCGACAACACTCGCCTCGTCGGCGACGTGTCGGACTTCCGGACGGTCTGA
- a CDS encoding M23 family metallopeptidase has translation MTAVGFVLALLAPLLVASPADAAAYPTWAEVQSARGNEQTKQRQISVLDGLVSKLRSATASAAKRAEDAGAAYQRSQDALDKASGDYDRLVLKQEAAQKEADRLGDSVGQIAASLARPGAGNLTTQLVFGKQEPGEFLRGLSLSSKLGEQIDSLYTSARTATNAARSLADQAEVAKLERTKLASASMKALQEANAASVAASAAEQAEQENLGVMTAQLATLRDDRQSVEQGYQAGVKARAEAAARAAAAERARQQEAARAEAASRAAAAAAAAAAAANSGGAGGGAGGATTRPPTGPVAPAPTGWTRPITSYSFYQAYGYRLHPVYHDYRLHAGADFSASCGTAIFATSAGTVTYAGPYGGYGNLIIIDHGNGVTSAYGHVYSSGIYVRPGQSVRAGQTIAGVGNAGVSTGCHLHFEIRLGGVATDPMVFLAGRGVG, from the coding sequence GTGACCGCCGTGGGCTTCGTCCTGGCCCTTCTGGCGCCGCTCCTGGTCGCCTCGCCGGCCGACGCCGCCGCGTATCCGACCTGGGCCGAGGTCCAGTCGGCCCGCGGGAACGAGCAGACGAAGCAGCGTCAGATCTCCGTCCTCGACGGTCTCGTGTCCAAGCTCCGCTCGGCCACCGCGTCCGCGGCGAAACGCGCCGAGGACGCCGGTGCCGCCTACCAGCGATCGCAGGATGCCCTCGACAAGGCCAGCGGCGACTACGACCGCCTCGTGCTGAAGCAGGAAGCCGCCCAGAAGGAGGCCGACCGCCTCGGCGACTCCGTCGGCCAGATCGCCGCGTCCCTCGCGCGCCCGGGCGCCGGGAACCTGACGACGCAGCTCGTCTTCGGCAAGCAGGAGCCGGGGGAGTTCCTCCGCGGCCTCAGCCTCTCGTCGAAGCTCGGCGAGCAGATCGACTCCCTGTACACGAGCGCCCGCACGGCGACGAACGCCGCGAGGTCGCTCGCCGATCAGGCCGAGGTGGCCAAGCTCGAGCGCACGAAGCTCGCCTCCGCCTCCATGAAGGCCCTGCAGGAGGCGAACGCCGCCAGCGTCGCGGCGTCCGCGGCCGAGCAGGCGGAGCAGGAGAACCTGGGGGTGATGACCGCCCAGCTCGCGACCCTCCGTGACGACCGGCAGTCGGTCGAGCAGGGCTACCAGGCCGGTGTCAAAGCGCGCGCCGAGGCGGCGGCCCGCGCGGCGGCGGCCGAGAGGGCCCGCCAGCAGGAGGCGGCTCGCGCCGAGGCGGCGTCTCGGGCGGCGGCGGCTGCCGCAGCCGCAGCCGCGGCGGCCAACTCGGGAGGCGCCGGGGGAGGCGCCGGGGGAGCGACCACCAGGCCCCCGACCGGGCCGGTCGCTCCGGCACCGACCGGGTGGACCCGCCCCATCACCTCGTACAGCTTCTACCAGGCCTACGGCTACCGCCTCCACCCCGTCTATCACGACTACCGCCTCCACGCGGGTGCCGATTTCAGCGCCTCCTGCGGGACCGCTATCTTCGCCACCTCGGCCGGGACGGTCACCTACGCGGGCCCCTACGGGGGCTACGGCAACCTCATCATCATCGACCACGGCAACGGCGTCACGAGCGCCTACGGGCACGTCTACTCGAGCGGCATCTACGTCCGACCCGGTCAGTCGGTCCGCGCCGGGCAGACGATCGCGGGCGTCGGCAACGCCGGCGTCTCGACGGGCTGCCACCTGCACTTCGAGATCCGGCTGGGCGGGGTCGCGACCGACCCGATGGTGTTCCTCGCGGGTCGCGGCGTCGGCTGA
- a CDS encoding RNA polymerase sigma factor, with amino-acid sequence MTPGSETDADLALRTAMGDHDALSTLFDRYVAVLTRYAWAIAARREDVEEIVQDTFVTLWSKAGTFELANESLLPWLLVVCRNHSLNSLRRVERSRSDELPDDLPARADDSAAKDQLRWVRDEIEALSPLDRRVSELCLLEGRSYAEAGEILGLSVGAVTQRVSRSRNRLKKAVTRDGQ; translated from the coding sequence ATGACACCAGGATCCGAGACCGACGCGGATCTCGCGCTGCGGACCGCGATGGGCGACCACGACGCGCTCTCGACGCTGTTCGACCGCTACGTGGCCGTTCTGACCAGGTACGCCTGGGCGATCGCCGCGCGGCGCGAGGACGTCGAGGAGATCGTCCAGGACACCTTCGTCACGCTGTGGTCGAAGGCCGGGACGTTCGAGCTCGCCAACGAGTCGCTTCTGCCGTGGCTCCTGGTCGTGTGCCGGAACCACTCGCTCAACAGCCTCCGCCGGGTCGAGCGGTCGCGCAGCGACGAGCTGCCCGACGACCTGCCCGCCCGCGCCGACGACAGCGCGGCGAAGGACCAGCTCCGCTGGGTCCGCGACGAGATCGAGGCGCTCTCGCCTCTCGATCGGCGGGTCTCGGAACTCTGCCTCCTTGAGGGGCGCTCCTACGCGGAAGCGGGGGAGATCCTCGGCCTCAGCGTCGGTGCCGTCACCCAGCGCGTGTCGCGATCACGGAACAGACTGAAGAAGGCGGTGACCCGCGATGGACAGTAG
- a CDS encoding SPFH domain-containing protein produces the protein MIVTGTSIGGIVLAVFLIIVIIFVLVILFRAIRIIPQATAGVVERLGKYHKTLAPGLNILVPFIDRVRPLLDMREQVVSFPPQPVITEDNLVVSIDTVVYFQVTDARAATYEIANYLGAVEQLTTTTLRNVVGGLNLEEALTSRDNINGQLRVVLDEATGKWGIRVGRVELKAIEPPLSIQDSMEQQMRAERDRRAQILRAEGTKQAAILQAEGSRQASILEAEGAAKSQVLRAQGEAEAIQTVFKAIHDGDPDPKLLAYQYLQTLPKIADGNASKVWMIPSEFTEALKGVGAGFLGARDAVKPEAGTPDAAAPAPSGAPTPPAAAPNRP, from the coding sequence ATCATCGTGACCGGAACCTCGATCGGCGGGATCGTTCTCGCCGTGTTCCTCATCATCGTCATCATCTTCGTGCTGGTGATCCTGTTCCGGGCGATCCGCATCATCCCGCAGGCGACGGCCGGAGTCGTCGAGCGTCTCGGCAAGTACCACAAGACCCTCGCCCCCGGGCTCAACATCCTCGTGCCGTTCATCGATCGTGTCCGGCCGCTGCTCGACATGCGCGAGCAGGTCGTCTCGTTCCCGCCCCAGCCGGTCATCACCGAGGACAACCTCGTCGTCTCGATCGACACCGTCGTCTACTTCCAGGTGACCGACGCGCGTGCGGCGACCTACGAGATCGCCAACTACCTCGGGGCCGTCGAGCAGCTGACGACCACCACGCTGCGGAACGTCGTCGGCGGGCTGAATCTCGAAGAGGCTCTCACGAGCCGCGACAACATCAACGGCCAGCTCCGCGTCGTCCTCGACGAGGCGACCGGCAAGTGGGGTATCCGCGTCGGCCGCGTCGAGCTCAAGGCCATCGAGCCGCCCCTGTCCATCCAGGACTCCATGGAGCAGCAGATGCGCGCCGAGCGCGACCGCCGCGCCCAGATCCTCCGGGCCGAGGGAACCAAGCAGGCGGCGATCCTCCAGGCGGAGGGTTCCCGCCAGGCCAGCATCCTCGAGGCGGAGGGTGCCGCGAAGTCGCAGGTCCTCCGGGCTCAGGGTGAGGCCGAGGCCATCCAGACCGTCTTCAAGGCCATCCACGACGGCGACCCCGACCCGAAGCTGCTCGCGTACCAGTACCTCCAGACCCTGCCCAAGATCGCCGACGGCAACGCGAGCAAGGTCTGGATGATCCCGTCGGAGTTCACCGAGGCCCTCAAGGGCGTCGGAGCCGGGTTCCTCGGGGCACGCGACGCCGTGAAGCCCGAAGCCGGGACCCCCGACGCCGCCGCGCCCGCTCCGTCCGGAGCGCCGACCCCTCCCGCCGCGGCTCCGAACCGGCCCTGA
- a CDS encoding response regulator, translated as MTIRVGLADDQPLFRAGIRMILDSQDDFEVVWEASDGAEAVHRAGSDPVDLILMDLEMPGVDGVEATTRILGAGTESDGHLTRVVVLTTFELNDKTFTAIQSGASGFLLKNADPEFLLASLRTVHAGSAVVAPSVMTGLVERFARRTASIDTDALGELTARERDIFSLLALGLSNNEIAESRHLSDATVKTHVSRILGKLDLRDRVQLVIYAYENGLVTSPGDPNSKAS; from the coding sequence GTGACGATCCGAGTGGGCCTCGCCGACGATCAACCCCTGTTCCGTGCCGGCATCCGCATGATCCTCGACTCGCAGGACGACTTCGAGGTCGTCTGGGAGGCCTCCGACGGTGCCGAGGCCGTTCATCGAGCCGGGAGCGACCCGGTCGACCTGATCCTGATGGATCTCGAGATGCCCGGTGTCGACGGCGTCGAGGCGACGACCCGGATCCTCGGCGCGGGCACCGAGAGCGACGGGCACCTCACCCGCGTGGTCGTCCTCACGACCTTCGAGCTCAACGACAAGACGTTCACGGCGATCCAGTCCGGCGCGAGCGGCTTCCTGCTCAAGAACGCCGATCCCGAGTTCCTGCTCGCCAGCCTGCGGACCGTCCACGCGGGCTCCGCCGTCGTCGCCCCCTCGGTCATGACCGGGCTCGTCGAACGATTCGCCCGGCGGACGGCCTCGATCGACACCGATGCCCTCGGGGAGCTGACCGCTCGCGAACGCGACATCTTCTCGCTGCTCGCGCTCGGGCTCAGCAACAACGAGATCGCCGAGAGTCGCCACCTGAGCGACGCCACGGTGAAGACGCACGTGAGCAGGATCCTCGGCAAGCTCGACCTCCGCGACCGCGTGCAGCTCGTCATCTACGCGTACGAGAACGGTCTCGTCACGTCGCCGGGCGACCCGAACTCGAAGGCTTCTTAG
- a CDS encoding glycerophosphodiester phosphodiesterase family protein: MITRWFTPGPPRVLAHRGLTRGDDGQTAPENTLLAFLFALDRGATHIETDVHVTRDGVAVLSHDPDFRRTTGDSTALHDVYHRELHRYPLGAGQEVPSLAEALHTFPEARFNIDLKVDGAVAPAVAAIRREGAVDRVLLTSFDDRRRRRAAAELPGVATSPGSSGVVRAALASRLPSGRLGRALFSTGPLRGISALQVPERHRGVVIVTPGLIDLAHENGVEVHVWTVDEPAYMVRLLDLGVDGLITDRADLALDVVKRRAADAL, from the coding sequence GTGATCACGCGCTGGTTCACACCCGGTCCGCCCCGTGTCCTCGCTCACCGCGGTCTGACTCGGGGCGACGACGGCCAGACGGCTCCCGAGAACACGCTGCTCGCGTTCCTCTTCGCGCTCGACCGCGGCGCGACTCACATCGAGACCGACGTCCACGTCACCCGGGACGGCGTCGCGGTGCTCTCCCACGACCCGGACTTCCGGCGGACCACCGGCGATTCGACGGCCCTCCACGACGTGTACCACCGGGAGCTCCACCGCTATCCGCTGGGCGCAGGGCAGGAGGTCCCGTCGCTGGCGGAGGCGTTGCACACGTTCCCCGAGGCGCGGTTCAACATCGATCTCAAGGTCGACGGGGCCGTGGCTCCTGCGGTCGCCGCGATCCGGCGCGAGGGTGCCGTCGACCGGGTGCTGCTGACGTCGTTCGACGATCGACGGAGGCGCCGGGCCGCAGCGGAGCTCCCCGGCGTGGCGACCTCTCCAGGGTCGTCGGGTGTCGTCCGGGCCGCTCTGGCCTCTCGGCTGCCGTCGGGCCGTCTCGGTCGCGCCCTCTTCTCGACGGGTCCCCTGCGCGGGATCTCCGCGTTGCAGGTGCCGGAGCGTCACCGAGGGGTGGTCATCGTCACCCCGGGGCTGATCGACCTCGCCCACGAGAACGGCGTCGAGGTGCACGTCTGGACGGTCGACGAGCCGGCCTACATGGTGCGACTCCTCGACCTCGGAGTCGACGGACTCATCACGGATCGCGCGGATCTGGCGCTCGATGTGGTGAAGCGCCGTGCTGCCGATGCCCTGTGA
- a CDS encoding glycosyltransferase: protein MDLSVVVPTFNEAPNIDELVTRIEKATVGLAVEILFVDDSTDDTPAVIERVSSEHEITVRLLHRDVPTGGLSGAVIEGLRQAQGEWAVTMDGDLQHRPETLPSVLAKGRATGADVVVASRHVDGGSSDGLSNGVRRAVSQASIRVTKALFPQRLKACTDPMSGFFAVRRGAVDLDGLRPRGFKILLEILARQDLAVEEVALVFDARHAGTSKADMKQGVALGRQLFDLKFGRISGFAAIGALGAVANLLIMAGLQGLGVGYLAAAIVAAVVTIVGNFLLQERFIFNDLRAGARSMWRRWWHTFAFNGTETAIRTSVLWIIVESTSLHSVFVQAVLIVFGFTLRFLYQSRVVYKQKPAEATVEAIADRELVAVDKAA, encoded by the coding sequence ATGGATCTTTCCGTGGTCGTCCCCACCTTCAACGAAGCGCCGAACATCGACGAGCTCGTCACTCGCATCGAGAAGGCGACCGTGGGCCTCGCCGTCGAGATCCTCTTCGTCGACGATTCGACCGACGACACCCCGGCCGTCATCGAGCGCGTCTCCTCCGAGCACGAAATCACGGTGCGCCTCCTGCACCGCGACGTCCCGACCGGGGGTCTCTCCGGCGCCGTGATCGAGGGCCTTCGTCAGGCTCAGGGGGAGTGGGCCGTCACGATGGACGGCGATCTCCAGCACCGCCCCGAGACCCTCCCGTCCGTTCTCGCGAAGGGCCGCGCCACCGGCGCCGACGTCGTCGTCGCTTCGCGTCACGTCGACGGCGGCTCGAGCGACGGCCTCAGCAACGGCGTGCGACGCGCCGTCTCGCAGGCGTCGATCCGGGTCACCAAGGCGCTCTTCCCGCAGCGACTCAAGGCGTGCACCGACCCGATGTCCGGCTTCTTCGCCGTGCGTCGCGGGGCCGTCGACCTCGACGGACTGCGGCCGCGCGGGTTCAAGATCCTGCTCGAGATCCTCGCCCGCCAGGACCTCGCCGTCGAAGAGGTCGCTCTCGTCTTCGACGCGCGCCACGCCGGCACCTCGAAGGCCGACATGAAGCAGGGCGTCGCACTCGGCCGCCAGCTCTTCGACCTCAAGTTCGGTCGCATCTCCGGCTTCGCCGCGATCGGCGCGCTCGGCGCCGTCGCCAACCTCCTCATCATGGCGGGCCTTCAGGGCCTCGGCGTCGGCTACCTCGCCGCCGCGATCGTGGCCGCCGTCGTGACGATCGTCGGCAACTTCCTCCTGCAGGAGCGCTTCATCTTCAACGATCTGCGCGCCGGAGCCCGCAGCATGTGGCGCCGCTGGTGGCACACGTTCGCGTTCAACGGCACCGAGACCGCGATCCGCACGTCCGTCCTCTGGATCATCGTCGAGAGCACGAGCCTGCACAGCGTGTTCGTGCAGGCGGTCCTGATCGTCTTCGGTTTCACCCTGCGCTTCCTCTACCAGTCGCGCGTGGTCTACAAGCAGAAGCCCGCCGAGGCGACCGTCGAGGCCATCGCCGACCGCGAGCTCGTCGCGGTCGACAAAGCCGCCTGA
- a CDS encoding S9 family peptidase, with the protein MKPTDLNLLSSASAPAVSPDGRRIVFAVTRPDIAADTYVGQLWHVPADGSAPAERLTRGHRDTSPRFSPDGSLIAFLRAAPGFAPQLHVLRAAGGEPVALTDRKLGVSDFSWSPDGHRIVFVARVPEEGRYGTVDGISPAAEPARRITTTRYLSNGVGYVVDQRAQVFVVDVPDVGGEPYVAPAPVVGQVDHDASDTRGVPVAVQVTSDDTDHAHARFTPDNRAVTYVAAVHEGRERDLLRGAYAAGLSADGAFTRVTEIVGPDTRLGVDDVIATPGGTTFVLASDLGPDGLDFVGTNSALYVVDEPGSEPRRLTDPEDLDLGSSVLQVAGDDAVYASLTTRGTVQLLRIDVTGAVERLTDGAVEVTGSSAAGGTVAVTVATPESGGELAVVRDGSLVTLTDLGAGVRLTGTVPAVDTVIEARDGTPIHGWVLTPEGEGPHPVLLLIHGGPYAQFTGSLFDEAQVYAAAGYGVVMCNPRGAAGYGQAFGRAIKEAMGTVDLTDVLDFLDGAIAADPALDASRTGILGGSYGGYLTAWTIAHDHRFAGAIVERGFLDPEFFTGTSDIGTFFSEQYTGTDPVKVAAQSPQAVVAQVTTPTLVIHSEDDLRCPLSQAERYYLGLVRAGVESEMLVFPGENHELSRSGRPRHRVQRFEAILDWWSRYLPVTAA; encoded by the coding sequence ATGAAGCCCACCGATCTGAACCTGCTCTCGTCCGCCTCCGCCCCGGCCGTCTCGCCCGACGGACGCCGAATCGTCTTCGCCGTGACGCGCCCCGACATCGCGGCCGACACCTACGTGGGCCAGCTCTGGCACGTGCCCGCCGACGGCTCGGCGCCGGCCGAGCGCCTCACGCGCGGCCACCGCGACACGTCTCCGAGATTCTCGCCCGACGGGTCGCTGATCGCGTTTCTGCGCGCCGCCCCCGGCTTCGCCCCCCAGCTGCACGTCCTGCGAGCCGCGGGCGGCGAACCCGTCGCCCTGACCGACCGGAAGCTCGGCGTCTCCGACTTCTCCTGGTCGCCCGACGGCCACCGCATCGTCTTCGTGGCGCGCGTGCCCGAGGAGGGGCGCTACGGCACGGTCGACGGCATCTCGCCCGCCGCCGAGCCGGCGAGGCGCATCACGACGACGCGCTACCTCTCGAACGGAGTCGGCTACGTCGTCGACCAGCGCGCCCAGGTCTTCGTCGTCGACGTGCCCGACGTGGGCGGGGAGCCCTACGTCGCTCCCGCTCCCGTCGTCGGCCAGGTCGATCACGACGCCTCCGACACCCGAGGTGTCCCCGTGGCCGTCCAGGTCACCTCCGACGACACCGACCACGCGCACGCCCGCTTCACCCCGGACAACCGCGCCGTGACGTACGTGGCAGCGGTCCACGAGGGTCGCGAGCGCGACCTCCTCCGGGGTGCCTACGCGGCCGGGCTCTCCGCAGACGGTGCCTTCACCCGCGTGACGGAGATCGTCGGCCCCGACACGCGCCTCGGCGTCGACGACGTCATCGCGACGCCCGGAGGCACGACGTTCGTGCTGGCCTCCGACCTCGGCCCCGACGGCCTCGACTTCGTCGGGACGAACAGCGCCCTCTACGTCGTCGACGAACCGGGCTCCGAGCCCCGCCGTCTCACCGACCCGGAGGACCTCGATCTGGGATCGTCGGTCCTCCAGGTCGCCGGTGACGACGCGGTCTACGCCTCCCTGACGACGCGCGGCACCGTCCAGCTCCTCCGGATCGACGTGACGGGCGCCGTCGAGCGCCTCACCGACGGCGCCGTCGAGGTGACGGGATCGTCCGCCGCGGGCGGCACCGTCGCCGTCACGGTCGCGACACCGGAGAGCGGCGGAGAGCTGGCCGTCGTCCGCGACGGCTCCCTCGTCACGCTCACCGACCTCGGTGCCGGCGTCCGCCTCACCGGCACGGTCCCGGCCGTCGACACGGTCATCGAGGCGCGAGACGGGACTCCGATCCACGGGTGGGTCCTCACCCCCGAGGGCGAGGGGCCGCACCCCGTGCTGCTGCTCATCCACGGCGGCCCGTACGCGCAGTTCACGGGCTCGCTGTTCGACGAGGCGCAGGTCTACGCCGCGGCCGGATACGGGGTCGTCATGTGCAACCCCCGCGGCGCGGCCGGATACGGCCAGGCGTTCGGTCGGGCGATCAAGGAGGCCATGGGTACCGTCGACCTCACCGACGTCCTCGACTTCCTCGACGGCGCGATCGCCGCCGACCCGGCGCTCGATGCCTCCCGCACCGGGATCCTCGGGGGTTCCTACGGCGGCTACCTCACCGCCTGGACCATCGCCCACGATCACCGCTTCGCCGGAGCCATCGTGGAGCGCGGTTTCCTCGACCCCGAGTTCTTCACGGGGACGTCCGACATCGGCACCTTCTTCAGCGAGCAGTACACGGGCACGGATCCCGTGAAGGTGGCGGCGCAGAGCCCTCAGGCCGTCGTCGCGCAGGTGACGACGCCCACGCTCGTGATCCACAGCGAAGACGATCTGCGCTGCCCCCTGTCGCAGGCGGAGCGGTACTACCTCGGCCTCGTGCGCGCCGGAGTCGAGTCCGAGATGCTGGTGTTCCCGGGCGAGAACCACGAGCTCAGCCGGTCGGGCCGTCCGCGGCACCGTGTGCAGCGCTTCGAGGCGATCCTCGACTGGTGGAGCCGGTACCTCCCCGTGACGGCGGCGTAG